A genomic region of Streptosporangium lutulentum contains the following coding sequences:
- a CDS encoding copper amine oxidase has protein sequence MTVFLRLALSCAMLAGGLGPARAAHAAPTTSATPAAQAAPHARPASVPAAHAVRAPAWAAHAVRAPAPPCSAPYRIDKTLPNGARWQLCWEMRNIEGLTLTKVVYTPRGSGPVTVLRSTALAQIHVPYDSGQPRYHDIGALGSTAIALQSADCPEGERREQFVCVTTRARGHAYLKSEYDRPSVSAQGRDLVVFSAFQVGWYTYLAEWAFSDDGSITPRVGATGSLAGFTTTPEHGWPIGVGARTFETSHNHNIFWRLDFDVAGKADDLVEQYDFTGSGTAKRKLGRTAFGEEAKAVNRPMRWWRVVDRKVRNADGHRVSWEINNSDSAEYRGPADEAFTRADVYVSTYRSCERLATVNPSPGCARSVDRYTDGEKVKDPVVWVNVGYHHVPRDEDGDLMPTHWQGFRVTARDVTAKNPR, from the coding sequence GTGACCGTGTTCCTCCGCCTCGCCCTCTCCTGCGCCATGCTCGCCGGGGGCCTCGGCCCGGCACGGGCCGCGCACGCCGCACCCACCACATCCGCCACACCCGCCGCCCAGGCCGCGCCGCACGCCAGGCCCGCCTCCGTACCCGCCGCGCATGCCGTACGGGCTCCCGCGTGGGCGGCGCATGCCGTACGGGCACCCGCGCCTCCGTGCAGTGCTCCGTACCGGATCGACAAGACCCTGCCGAACGGCGCGCGCTGGCAGCTCTGCTGGGAGATGCGCAACATCGAGGGGCTGACCCTCACCAAGGTCGTCTACACGCCGAGGGGCAGCGGGCCGGTCACGGTGCTGCGCAGCACCGCGCTGGCCCAGATCCACGTCCCCTACGACAGCGGTCAGCCTCGCTACCACGACATCGGGGCACTGGGGTCCACCGCCATCGCGCTGCAGTCCGCCGACTGCCCGGAGGGTGAGCGCCGCGAGCAGTTCGTCTGCGTGACGACGCGGGCCCGTGGCCACGCCTACCTGAAGTCCGAATACGACCGGCCGAGCGTCTCGGCGCAGGGGCGCGACCTGGTGGTGTTCTCCGCCTTCCAGGTCGGCTGGTACACCTACCTGGCCGAATGGGCCTTCTCCGACGACGGCTCGATCACCCCGCGCGTGGGCGCGACGGGCTCGCTGGCCGGGTTCACCACCACACCCGAGCACGGCTGGCCGATCGGGGTGGGCGCGCGAACCTTCGAGACGAGCCACAACCACAACATCTTCTGGCGCCTCGACTTCGACGTCGCGGGCAAGGCCGACGACCTCGTCGAGCAGTACGACTTCACGGGATCCGGTACGGCCAAGCGGAAGCTCGGGCGCACCGCGTTCGGCGAGGAGGCCAAGGCCGTCAACAGGCCGATGCGCTGGTGGCGCGTGGTCGACCGGAAGGTGCGCAACGCCGACGGGCACCGCGTCTCCTGGGAGATCAACAATTCGGACAGCGCCGAATACCGGGGCCCCGCCGACGAGGCCTTCACCCGCGCCGACGTCTACGTCAGCACCTACCGCTCGTGCGAGCGCCTGGCGACCGTCAACCCCTCTCCCGGATGCGCCAGGTCCGTCGACCGCTACACCGACGGCGAGAAGGTCAAGGATCCCGTCGTGTGGGTCAACGTCGGCTACCACCACGTCCCCCGCGACGAGGACGGCGACCTCATGCCGACCCACTGGCAGGGGTTCCGCGTCACCGCCCGCGACGTCACGGCC
- a CDS encoding L-lactate MFS transporter: protein MHGKNGQKQTFLNPSGFFSRSRTVAPPTWSRWLVPPAALSVHLAIGQAYSWSVFKQPLEGAFQLSGTASALPFQLGIVMLGLSAAFGGTLVERNGPRWAMFISMVCFASGFLISSLGVAVGQYWLVVLGYGFVGGIGLGIGYISPVSTLMKWFPDRPGMATGIAIMGFGGGALIASPWSTEMLSAFGADASGISRAFLVHGLVYAVFMSMGVFLVRVPAEGWRPPGWDPAKTAVRSLVTTANVSARNAIRTPQFWCLWVVLCFNVTAGIGILEKAAPMIGDFFENTSTPIAAGAAAGFVALLSLANMAGRIVWSSTSDVIGRKNMYRVYLGVGALFYLVIALAGDSSTPLFIVCAMGILSFYGGGFATVPAYLKDLFGTYQVGAIHGRLLTAWSTAGVLGPLIVNAVADSQEAAGRSGPSLYTLSLYIMIGLLAVGFLANELIRPVKSIYHEPPAEEVGQQGPLAMRGEA from the coding sequence ATGCACGGCAAAAATGGACAAAAGCAGACATTTCTTAACCCCTCTGGATTCTTTAGTCGTTCACGCACGGTCGCGCCTCCGACCTGGAGCCGCTGGCTGGTTCCTCCAGCGGCGCTTTCGGTACACCTGGCCATAGGCCAGGCCTACTCGTGGAGCGTGTTCAAACAGCCCCTCGAAGGGGCCTTCCAGCTTTCGGGCACGGCCAGTGCCCTGCCGTTCCAGCTGGGCATCGTCATGCTCGGCCTCTCGGCCGCCTTCGGGGGGACACTGGTCGAGCGCAACGGCCCGCGCTGGGCGATGTTCATCTCGATGGTCTGCTTCGCCTCGGGCTTCCTGATCTCCTCGCTCGGGGTGGCCGTCGGGCAGTACTGGCTGGTCGTCCTCGGATACGGGTTCGTGGGCGGGATCGGCCTCGGCATCGGCTACATCTCGCCGGTCTCCACCCTGATGAAGTGGTTCCCCGACCGGCCGGGCATGGCCACGGGCATTGCGATCATGGGATTCGGCGGAGGCGCGCTCATCGCCTCGCCGTGGTCCACCGAGATGCTGAGCGCCTTCGGCGCCGACGCGAGCGGGATATCGCGCGCGTTCCTGGTGCACGGCCTGGTCTACGCGGTCTTCATGTCGATGGGCGTGTTCCTGGTCCGGGTCCCGGCGGAAGGCTGGCGCCCTCCCGGCTGGGACCCGGCCAAGACCGCCGTGCGATCACTGGTCACCACCGCCAACGTCTCGGCGCGCAACGCGATCCGCACCCCGCAGTTCTGGTGCCTGTGGGTCGTCCTGTGCTTCAACGTCACCGCGGGCATCGGCATCCTGGAGAAGGCCGCCCCCATGATCGGTGACTTCTTCGAGAACACGTCCACGCCGATCGCGGCCGGCGCCGCGGCCGGGTTCGTGGCCCTGCTGTCGCTGGCGAACATGGCGGGGCGCATCGTGTGGTCCTCGACCTCGGACGTGATCGGCCGGAAGAACATGTACCGCGTCTACCTCGGCGTGGGCGCCCTGTTCTACCTGGTGATCGCGCTGGCCGGAGACTCCTCCACGCCCCTGTTCATCGTCTGCGCGATGGGCATCCTGTCCTTCTACGGCGGAGGGTTCGCCACCGTCCCGGCGTACCTGAAGGACCTGTTCGGCACCTACCAGGTGGGCGCCATCCACGGCCGGCTGCTGACCGCCTGGTCGACCGCGGGCGTCCTCGGCCCGTTGATCGTCAACGCGGTCGCCGACTCGCAGGAGGCCGCCGGCAGGTCCGGGCCCTCGCTGTACACGCTGTCCCTGTACATCATGATCGGATTGCTGGCGGTGGGCTTCCTGGCCAACGAGCTGATCCGTCCGGTGAAGTCCATCTATCACGAACCACCGGCCGAAGAGGTCGGTCAGCAGGGGCCGCTGGCCATGAGAGGAGAGGCGTGA
- a CDS encoding MFS transporter small subunit, which yields MADGQKTTTGFNPLMVLVWAWVGLPFAYGVYELVQKVTQLFGG from the coding sequence ATGGCAGACGGCCAGAAGACGACCACCGGGTTCAACCCTTTGATGGTGCTGGTCTGGGCGTGGGTCGGGTTGCCCTTCGCCTACGGGGTCTACGAGCTCGTCCAGAAGGTCACCCAGCTGTTCGGCGGCTGA
- a CDS encoding YbaB/EbfC family nucleoid-associated protein, which yields MHEELHSQLDAMIEEYNKQAVRMREAYAVLREVEATATSKDGLVTVKAGPQGRITRIDLDVRITKKLSASEISASIMEQIQAATADVTAQTHKLMAPFVPEGVDIEQLLNPETDFGSSLPTLDRDTM from the coding sequence GTGCACGAGGAACTGCACTCACAGCTCGATGCGATGATCGAGGAGTACAACAAGCAGGCCGTCCGGATGCGCGAGGCCTACGCCGTGCTCCGCGAGGTGGAGGCCACGGCGACCTCGAAGGACGGCCTGGTGACCGTGAAAGCGGGACCGCAGGGCCGCATCACGCGCATAGACCTGGACGTGCGCATCACGAAGAAGCTGTCCGCGTCGGAGATCTCCGCGTCGATCATGGAGCAGATCCAGGCGGCGACGGCGGATGTGACCGCGCAGACGCACAAGCTGATGGCCCCATTCGTACCCGAAGGCGTCGACATCGAGCAGTTGCTCAACCCCGAGACCGACTTCGGGTCGTCCCTGCCCACCCTCGACAGGGACACGATGTGA
- a CDS encoding FHA domain-containing protein: protein MDPNAFVPDLIKPFWPYIAGGAFPEGEYSQISGKAEELVRLADALNRFQLESGAAVDQLLRSGVWDGAAKEEFARLFGNLVKSMGSDPGKVPADPVTAMEYVKNLVRRQAASTQQHATDIEHTQWMMIVGAILTAAMIAKLWLFAMANPGVTPLIWSRLAFAQMENLAIKALLIKNTLLFGGIMAALDGGVQLGQKVTGHREEFNVTSLFSSGATGALTGLVFGGMTVGAVKLVSHDMVGMIAKDGAKSLRALLAGAPNTVIGQAAMGGVAATVAGVPMLAMNGQLDGDHLMLSVVSGVLGGLGPTAVHPNAITGIPDAGFGHPTRPEGAPDGPGSAPSPDGPSFIADGGRTASGDATVDGTPIDRTTSPGDGGLPGRITPEGRAADQGSQTVTLAAADQGSQPIHRTTTTEHNGQPATTHTADSNGQSASLAAATEHNRQPAAHTTDQGGGTTTRTTDSSQAAARTTAATEHNGQPTARTTDSSQAAARTTAATEHNGQPTARTTDQGSGTTTRTTETTHPVPDQRVPVHADGTSPKAADGPAAPGDPVARAQSGERSPVAVLQQRPAEAAATVYRFPPPDGYGPGPVAPDGGRGTTPPFTGTTFDFAGSTASTANYRVGPGETVPIGRRFDSPMSDHLNPFNDISRNHATIEFGPDGKPWIRDASSNGTWLNGERINPGELVPLKSGDTLRLGREFTRWVDISSTGIMLREVAPELRNVYRRQQVVNLINTHPELTGNPRTLADIRGILDTVGRDVSFEQAEALRRFSYERRKDAPPSLVEGDHFIRYVTESVRDAWDGSGNLRDFTSAVHDIFKKPSFEFIQSKTESAVGIPSQRTPENAPGDSLTGTAARERPAAETGHPKVAPEPLRHPDGVRSSDEAAAGGLPPSERAGSAGRPDSVVASHHEPAGPSDPRNALSRDPRVPDARGGEDPIAKGREAGAWLGLHDLTDTEARALKRLDELAPGVVRGPNPQHSPVDRLIARYNRTTVGEAYLRATNEGHPIAYARDHSSLITDLTLYMDADPRWLGKASVTRALASPEFPNEVLLSDRQLRSVAESIPRGGQVRTELRAQWDDHRIVRGYLDAMGEGFEPVSSARTPADLTAGLDRYLSLRMEQQGSELGARFGVSDLTAAQARLVGRFSALAGPPFDFRFAEEPLSRLVRNWPHNVRVEAYLRATVDEFEPVTTATDPTALAEGMESYLARDQGYWSGRRIADPLGLSNLSRDQARHVHEVSKVFYQGSHHADLAGSHAEFELGGWRGVFDTAVRAMNRGDNWSAEALARGDAHGLSDALVDFAASTNLHLSEGRRIVAEAGMRDLTNLEVRAVGRLSMMVGFEELTGTALPSEMHQLVRERGFKDTIEAFLDLERKGGAYASIDRVRLNPAEWLRSYMDAPDRRLWIGEKIGTSIGLYPPEHFAAIGRLAELAGPELAGGRLEPAAPGAIGELRASMGGHPTHLINKYLRLVEQGYEPVLQASDAAGLVRGLHMADLEVSRSYAEREGIRNPTDRQVADLNHIVERILVGPEWRHHLVAIASDLGLEGRSPVAEVLKAYEAAEDAGHAPHEARGEQELLDRLNTAAEHRDRPAADDGVRGEANPLDIINRAVPAENRVRLDYRTRGWLVPELSLAPHLVDALFREAHDQGLVSGRSANAVIRDVLKDMLKQDPDPWFGLALADGLNLSGLDQGQARALAWVQKAFGGGIQSMDDLRGHMAGLAEIRGLQDRPDLFHQVLGAIARGNEEALIPERPTRTALEQGLRRLP, encoded by the coding sequence ATGGACCCGAACGCCTTCGTTCCGGATCTGATCAAGCCGTTCTGGCCCTATATCGCGGGTGGGGCGTTCCCCGAGGGGGAGTATTCCCAGATCTCCGGCAAGGCGGAGGAGCTGGTGAGGCTGGCGGACGCGCTGAACCGGTTTCAGCTGGAGTCAGGGGCCGCCGTGGACCAGCTACTGCGGAGCGGAGTATGGGACGGGGCCGCCAAGGAGGAGTTCGCGAGACTGTTCGGCAATCTCGTGAAGTCGATGGGCAGTGACCCCGGCAAGGTTCCCGCAGATCCGGTCACGGCGATGGAATACGTGAAGAATCTGGTCCGCCGGCAGGCGGCAAGCACCCAGCAGCACGCGACCGACATCGAGCACACCCAGTGGATGATGATCGTCGGGGCCATCCTCACCGCCGCCATGATCGCGAAATTGTGGCTGTTCGCCATGGCGAACCCCGGAGTCACCCCGCTGATCTGGAGCAGGCTGGCGTTCGCCCAGATGGAAAACCTGGCGATCAAAGCCCTTCTGATCAAGAACACACTGCTCTTCGGCGGGATCATGGCAGCGCTGGACGGCGGCGTCCAGCTAGGACAGAAAGTCACCGGTCACCGCGAGGAGTTCAACGTCACGTCGCTGTTCTCGTCCGGCGCCACCGGAGCGCTGACCGGCCTGGTGTTCGGCGGGATGACGGTCGGCGCGGTGAAACTGGTGTCCCACGACATGGTCGGCATGATCGCCAAGGACGGGGCCAAGAGTCTGCGCGCCCTCCTGGCCGGAGCCCCCAACACCGTGATCGGCCAGGCCGCGATGGGCGGCGTTGCGGCCACCGTCGCCGGCGTGCCGATGCTGGCGATGAACGGCCAGCTGGACGGCGATCACCTGATGCTCTCCGTGGTCTCCGGCGTCCTCGGCGGCCTCGGACCCACCGCCGTCCATCCGAATGCGATCACCGGGATCCCTGACGCCGGTTTCGGCCATCCCACCCGGCCCGAGGGCGCACCCGACGGTCCCGGCTCAGCGCCATCGCCGGACGGGCCTTCCTTCATCGCGGATGGGGGAAGGACCGCCTCCGGCGACGCCACGGTGGACGGAACGCCCATCGATCGCACGACGTCACCAGGCGACGGTGGCCTGCCCGGTCGCATAACGCCAGAGGGCAGAGCCGCCGACCAGGGCAGCCAGACAGTGACACTCGCCGCCGCCGACCAGGGCAGCCAACCGATACATCGCACCACCACCACCGAACACAACGGCCAACCGGCAACAACGCACACCGCCGACTCCAACGGCCAATCAGCATCACTCGCCGCCGCCACCGAGCACAACCGCCAGCCAGCGGCCCACACCACCGACCAGGGCGGCGGGACAACAACACGCACCACCGACTCCAGCCAAGCGGCGGCACGCACCACCGCCGCCACCGAACACAACGGCCAACCAACGGCCCGCACCACCGACTCCAGCCAAGCGGCGGCACGCACCACCGCCGCCACCGAACACAACGGCCAACCAACGGCCCGCACCACCGACCAAGGCAGCGGAACAACAACACGCACCACCGAAACCACTCACCCAGTACCAGATCAACGAGTCCCGGTGCACGCCGACGGGACCTCGCCGAAGGCCGCCGATGGACCGGCCGCCCCTGGTGACCCTGTGGCGCGAGCGCAGTCCGGAGAGCGTTCGCCGGTGGCGGTCCTGCAGCAGAGACCCGCCGAGGCCGCGGCGACGGTATATCGCTTCCCGCCTCCTGACGGGTACGGCCCCGGGCCCGTTGCCCCCGACGGGGGACGAGGCACTACACCGCCGTTCACCGGCACCACGTTCGACTTCGCTGGATCTACCGCGTCTACCGCGAATTACCGGGTTGGTCCGGGCGAGACGGTGCCGATCGGCCGCCGGTTCGACTCCCCGATGAGCGATCATCTGAATCCGTTCAACGACATTTCCCGGAATCACGCCACGATCGAATTTGGCCCGGATGGAAAACCGTGGATACGTGATGCCTCGAGCAACGGTACGTGGCTCAACGGTGAGCGGATCAATCCGGGTGAACTAGTGCCACTGAAAAGCGGTGACACCCTTCGGTTGGGCCGCGAATTCACGAGATGGGTAGATATTTCGTCTACCGGGATAATGCTTCGAGAAGTGGCTCCCGAGCTGCGGAACGTCTACCGCCGCCAGCAAGTTGTCAACCTCATCAACACGCACCCCGAGTTGACGGGAAACCCCCGCACGCTTGCCGATATTCGCGGCATCCTGGACACCGTCGGCCGCGATGTTTCGTTTGAACAGGCAGAGGCATTGCGTCGGTTCTCATATGAGCGGCGCAAAGACGCTCCTCCATCTTTGGTCGAAGGCGACCATTTCATCAGATATGTCACTGAATCAGTCCGGGACGCGTGGGACGGTTCAGGGAACCTGCGCGATTTCACCAGTGCGGTGCATGACATATTCAAGAAACCTTCGTTTGAATTCATACAGAGCAAGACGGAGAGTGCTGTAGGCATTCCTTCTCAGCGGACCCCGGAAAACGCTCCGGGTGACTCACTTACGGGTACGGCAGCCCGCGAGCGCCCAGCCGCTGAGACCGGCCACCCGAAGGTCGCCCCAGAGCCGCTCCGCCACCCCGACGGTGTCCGGTCATCAGACGAGGCGGCGGCCGGCGGACTTCCACCCTCCGAGCGGGCCGGGTCCGCGGGACGGCCGGACAGCGTGGTGGCGTCCCATCACGAACCCGCAGGCCCGTCCGACCCCCGTAACGCACTCAGCCGGGACCCGCGGGTCCCGGACGCGCGCGGCGGGGAGGATCCGATCGCGAAGGGCCGGGAGGCGGGCGCGTGGCTCGGTCTGCATGATCTGACGGATACCGAGGCGCGGGCGCTCAAACGGCTCGACGAGCTGGCGCCAGGGGTAGTAAGGGGGCCGAATCCGCAGCATTCCCCGGTGGACAGGCTCATCGCGCGTTACAACCGCACGACGGTGGGAGAGGCGTATCTGCGGGCGACCAACGAAGGACACCCGATCGCCTATGCCAGGGACCACTCGAGTTTGATCACCGACCTGACCTTGTACATGGATGCCGATCCGCGGTGGCTCGGCAAGGCGAGCGTGACGCGGGCCCTCGCCTCTCCGGAGTTTCCCAATGAGGTGTTGCTGTCGGACCGTCAGCTGCGGAGCGTGGCAGAGTCGATCCCCCGAGGCGGGCAGGTGAGGACCGAGCTGCGCGCTCAGTGGGACGACCACAGGATCGTGCGGGGTTATCTGGACGCGATGGGGGAGGGATTCGAGCCGGTTTCCTCCGCACGGACCCCGGCGGATCTGACCGCGGGACTGGATCGTTACCTGAGCTTGAGGATGGAACAGCAAGGCTCCGAGCTGGGCGCTCGGTTCGGCGTGTCCGATCTGACGGCCGCTCAGGCGCGGCTGGTCGGGCGGTTCTCCGCCCTGGCCGGCCCCCCGTTCGACTTCCGGTTCGCCGAAGAGCCTCTGAGCCGGCTCGTCCGCAACTGGCCCCACAATGTCCGTGTCGAGGCATATCTACGTGCGACCGTTGACGAGTTCGAGCCCGTCACAACCGCCACGGACCCCACCGCCCTGGCCGAGGGGATGGAAAGCTACCTGGCGCGGGACCAGGGGTACTGGTCTGGCAGACGGATCGCCGATCCTCTCGGGCTGTCCAACCTGTCGCGCGATCAGGCAAGGCACGTGCACGAGGTTTCGAAGGTCTTCTACCAAGGCTCGCACCACGCCGACCTGGCTGGGAGCCACGCCGAGTTCGAGCTGGGCGGTTGGCGAGGAGTGTTCGACACCGCGGTGCGCGCGATGAATCGGGGCGATAACTGGTCGGCCGAGGCACTGGCCCGCGGAGACGCTCACGGGCTGAGCGACGCGCTGGTGGACTTCGCCGCGTCGACCAACCTTCACCTGAGCGAGGGCCGGCGGATCGTGGCCGAAGCCGGGATGCGTGACCTGACCAATCTCGAGGTGCGGGCGGTCGGCCGGCTGAGCATGATGGTCGGATTCGAGGAGCTGACAGGCACGGCGCTTCCCTCGGAGATGCATCAACTGGTGCGGGAGCGAGGCTTCAAGGACACGATCGAGGCGTTCCTGGACCTGGAGCGCAAGGGAGGCGCCTACGCCTCAATCGATCGTGTCAGGTTGAATCCGGCAGAATGGCTCAGAAGCTACATGGACGCGCCGGATCGCCGACTATGGATAGGCGAGAAGATAGGAACGAGCATCGGCTTGTACCCGCCCGAGCACTTCGCCGCCATAGGCCGGTTGGCGGAACTCGCCGGGCCGGAGCTGGCGGGTGGGCGACTGGAGCCCGCCGCGCCGGGAGCCATCGGCGAACTGCGCGCCAGTATGGGCGGCCATCCCACGCATCTGATCAACAAGTACCTGCGTTTGGTGGAGCAAGGCTACGAGCCGGTTCTCCAAGCGAGCGACGCCGCCGGCCTCGTCCGCGGCCTGCACATGGCGGACCTGGAAGTAAGCAGGTCATATGCCGAGCGGGAGGGGATCCGCAACCCCACGGACAGGCAGGTGGCAGACCTGAACCACATCGTGGAGCGGATCCTCGTAGGGCCAGAATGGCGGCACCACCTCGTCGCGATCGCCTCGGATCTGGGACTGGAAGGCCGCAGCCCCGTCGCCGAAGTGCTGAAGGCCTATGAGGCGGCGGAGGACGCCGGCCACGCGCCACACGAGGCTCGCGGCGAACAGGAACTCCTCGACCGGCTCAACACCGCCGCGGAACACCGGGATCGGCCGGCCGCCGATGACGGAGTGCGCGGCGAGGCCAATCCGCTGGACATCATCAACAGGGCAGTGCCGGCGGAAAACCGGGTGCGGTTGGATTACCGCACGAGGGGGTGGCTCGTTCCCGAGCTGTCACTGGCTCCCCACTTGGTGGACGCGCTGTTCCGGGAGGCCCACGATCAGGGGCTGGTGTCGGGTAGGTCGGCGAACGCAGTCATTCGAGATGTCTTGAAGGACATGCTGAAACAGGATCCGGATCCGTGGTTCGGTCTGGCCCTCGCGGATGGACTCAACCTGAGCGGCCTCGACCAGGGTCAGGCGCGCGCACTGGCCTGGGTGCAGAAGGCGTTCGGGGGCGGCATTCAGAGCATGGACGATTTGCGAGGGCATATGGCGGGACTCGCTGAAATACGAGGCTTGCAAGATCGTCCAGACCTTTTTCACCAGGTGCTCGGTGCGATCGCTCGCGGCAACGAAGAGGCGCTCATCCCGGAGCGGCCGACGCGAACCGCGCTTGAGCAGGGGCTGCGGCGCCTCCCGTAG
- a CDS encoding DUF6247 family protein: MTTASARHMDHNRLDPEEIPRRLPVGERERFVHEYRSALDAAHEVWRYRRLQEVLHLWNLRAAAYGQADFEQRAREASSAQPGEFVPAEQVFPGWTGGAR, encoded by the coding sequence GTGACCACAGCTTCAGCGCGACACATGGATCACAACCGGCTCGACCCTGAGGAGATTCCGCGTCGTTTGCCGGTCGGCGAGCGCGAGCGCTTCGTCCACGAATACCGCAGTGCCCTGGACGCGGCACATGAGGTGTGGCGATACCGCCGGCTGCAAGAGGTTCTCCACCTGTGGAACCTGCGTGCGGCGGCATACGGGCAAGCGGACTTTGAGCAGCGGGCGAGGGAGGCTTCTTCGGCGCAGCCGGGGGAGTTCGTTCCCGCCGAGCAGGTCTTCCCCGGGTGGACCGGAGGAGCTCGTTGA
- a CDS encoding ADP-ribosylglycohydrolase family protein yields the protein MPSDHLARATASLYGLSLGDALGSQFFVPANRRALTDRMLPPEPWQWTDDTEMACSVYRILTDHSTIDQDTLAASFAAHHDFDRGYGPATNRMLRLVREGGDWRALSADLFDGNGSWGNGAAMRVAPLGAWFADDLTQVVRQATLSAQVTHTHPEAVAGAVAVAVATATAVSQLRLPPGRFLDQVLAHVPSGLVHSGIKEARYLLTISDPILAAEALGNGRNVSAHDTVPFALWAAARNLNDFEQAFWTTAQAGGDIDTTCAIVGGIVGARVGFGGLPRDWIRACEPMPRWAAVPDPEHTAATSTRDVGRPTIRAD from the coding sequence ATGCCATCAGATCATCTTGCCCGCGCCACAGCCTCCCTCTACGGACTGTCCCTGGGCGATGCCCTCGGCTCCCAGTTCTTCGTCCCCGCCAACCGGCGGGCCCTCACCGACCGCATGCTGCCGCCCGAACCGTGGCAGTGGACCGACGACACCGAGATGGCCTGCTCCGTCTACCGGATCCTGACCGATCACAGCACCATCGACCAGGACACGCTCGCCGCGAGCTTCGCCGCCCACCATGACTTCGACCGCGGGTACGGCCCGGCCACCAACCGCATGCTGCGCCTGGTCCGAGAGGGCGGTGACTGGCGGGCCCTGTCCGCCGACCTGTTCGACGGCAACGGCTCGTGGGGCAACGGCGCCGCCATGCGCGTCGCGCCGCTGGGCGCCTGGTTCGCCGACGATCTGACCCAGGTCGTACGGCAGGCGACCCTGTCCGCGCAGGTCACTCACACCCATCCCGAAGCCGTCGCCGGTGCGGTCGCGGTGGCTGTGGCCACCGCGACCGCCGTGTCACAGCTCCGCCTTCCTCCCGGCCGGTTTCTCGACCAGGTGCTGGCCCACGTACCCTCGGGTCTGGTTCACAGCGGGATCAAGGAAGCCAGATACCTGCTCACCATCAGCGATCCGATCCTGGCAGCCGAAGCCCTCGGCAATGGACGCAACGTCAGTGCCCACGACACCGTCCCTTTTGCCCTGTGGGCCGCCGCTCGTAATCTCAACGACTTCGAGCAGGCCTTCTGGACCACCGCTCAGGCGGGCGGCGACATCGACACCACATGCGCGATCGTCGGTGGCATCGTCGGCGCACGCGTCGGCTTCGGCGGGCTGCCCCGCGATTGGATACGGGCCTGCGAACCAATGCCCCGTTGGGCGGCCGTACCTGATCCGGAACACACGGCGGCCACATCCACCCGCGACGTCGGACGGCCCACGATCAGGGCCGACTGA